The Ignavibacteriales bacterium region TCGTTCACGTTCTTTGGTGTTCATGGTCAGGTGCATTTCTGGGGTTCCTTTGTGAGTGTGTGCACATACAAGGTACTACCCGTGAACCTGACATTTTCACTGTCCGCTTAACCTGACATTTTCTGTGCCGTATTACATTGAAAATGAATCCTGCTGGCGCGTTGAGAATAATTGTGGTATTATATTGACCAGCATTGCCACTCGTTGCCTCTGCATATACTGGACCAGTTATATCTGTCCAAGAACCTCCCGTATTATCTGCGGAGATTGCACTACCGCCGGTCGCTGGAGTTACACTCCCAGTGCCTGCGGCATTAACAGTGATGGATGGACTTGTATTTGCAGTTTTTGCGCCGTTAGTAATATCTGTAGCTGTGATTGTCGGACTACCGACTGTGTTTAGAGTAATATTGAATGTTTGAGTGCCACCAACAAGCGCAGCATTGGCTGGCAATGTAGCGGCACCATCGCTCGAAGTAATACCAACTACATCCGTAGCGGTTACCGGATTCCAACTGGCATCAACTGAATTTACATCTACTTGAAATAGATTACCCACATTGCTTGCTGTTGGTGTTCCTGTTTTACCCGTGGTACTTCCAGGTGCTGCTGTCTCACCCGGAACAAGTATTTGCAGTTTTGTAAACGCACCTGTATTTACCGTTGTGCTGGGGCTTGTGTTGGAAGTCTTTCCACCATCTGTGATATCCATTGAAGTCACAGTAGAAGTGCCCGCCGTCCGGAGTGTCACGCTAAATGTATGAGTTCCTGAAGACAATGCAGCATTCGCCGGCAGCGTTGCATTCAGATCAGATGAAGTGATGCCGACAACATCAGTCGCTGTTGGGATAACGTTCCAATTTGCATCAACTGCATTGACTGTAACATTGAAAGCAGTTACTGCACTCTGTGCTGTCGGTGTACCTGTCTTACCATTTGTCGTGCCTGGAGCCGCCGTCTCTCCCGGCATGAGTATCTGCAATTTCGTAAATGTACCAGCAACCACTGTGAGAGCTGGGCTTGAGCTGAAGGCTAAGCCAGTGGTTATATCGGTTACTGTCAATGTCGTCGATTGTAAGGTCGGTAGTGTTACACTAAAGACCGTTGACCCGGATGACAGCGCTTTATTTGCCGGCATTGTTGCATTGGCGTCTGTTGAAGTAATCGAAACGACATGGGATGAGTTTGCTACGTTCCAATAAGTATCAACCGCGTTGATAGTGACATCAAACGATGCTCCTGCTGTGGGTTGAGATGCTGTTCCAGTTTTTCCATTGCCGGTTGTTCCTGCGTTTGCCGTTTCTCCAGGTACCAGGAGTAGTAATTTAATTGGTGAACCAGCATTAATTGTTAACGAAGAACTTGCCGGTCCAGAGATTGAACCATCGCCTGCAGTTATCGTCGTCGCTTCTGCCATCAACAGAGTTGTGGCTAACGTAGTTGTCGACTGACCATTCGTGAAGCTTACTGCTGTTGTATACGTTGGGCTGCCGCCTGGACCGCTGTAACTAATCGTCTTTGATCCGCTGTAGGACGTCGTAACGTTAAAGAACTGATCTGTTGCAGTCAGTGAAACAATATTAAATGCAGCGCTGGCCGTCTGTGCTGTGGGTGTTCCACTCACACCGACACCAGCTGTGAATGTCTGATTGGGAAGAGTTACAACAAGTTTTACAGTCGCACCTGCTGTCTCTGTTAATGTTCCGAAATTTGTAGAACCATGACTTACGCCAACGAGTGTCGAAGTACCGGAGCTTGTGATATTTCCACTGGCGAGAGGTGTTCCAGCAGTGGGTCGGATACGGATATTCTGCCAGGTCAATGAATTGATGACAGAACTAGTGCTACTTGAGTTAACAGTGAATGATATTTGCGTAGAGGTTGTCGTCACTGCGGATATTGTTATATCCGAGCCGGTGCCGCTTACATGTCCAACACTGACTGTCGGTTGGGTACCGCCGGTGTCGAAAATGTAACCTGAGGGCACATTGAGTACAAGTGTTCCTGTCGTGACTTGACCTGTTGCTCCTTCTTGATATACAGGTCCGGTAAGGGAAGTGTATGTTACGCCAGTGTTATCAGCAGAGACTGCGCCACCCCCAGTTGCGGCTGTTACAGTTCCAACTGCTCCAGCAATGACCGTAATCGAACCGCTGGTAGATGGTGTCATCCCGGAGTTTGTAACATCGCTGACTGCAATCGTCTGACTACCGGTGGCATTTAAAATCACACTTAAAGTTTTCGTACCAGCAGCGAGAGCAGTATTAGGCGGCAATGTTGCGGCGCAACTCGCAGTAAATTGGACGACATCTGTTGAATTGACGACGTTCCAGTAGGCATCGACCGCATTAACTGTAGCATTAAATGATGAATTTACAGTTTGAGAAATGGGTGAGCCTGTCTTTCCTGATGTTGAGCCAGCAGCGGCTGATTCACCGGGCACGAGCAGCTGCAATTTTGTAAATGTTCCTGCGTTAACAGTCTCATAAGAACTGACGGCAGCGGTCTTCGCTCCATCAGTAATGTCTGTCGCCGTAATAGTAGTTGTACTGCCGCCGGCTTTCAATGTCACTGCATATTGGTTCGTGCCAGAGACGAGTGCTGCATTCGATGGAAGAACCGCGTTCAAATCTGATGAAGTAATTCCAACAGCATCTGTTATGGTGTTGACCAGATTCCAATAAGTATCAACAGCATTTACCGTAACGTTGAACGATGTTCCAGCTGTTTGCGGTGTTACTGTTCCAGTCTTTCCGGATGATGATCCCGGAACCGAACTTTCTCCAGGAAGAAGTATCTGGAGTTTCGTAAAGGCGCCAGCGTTAACTGTAATGGATGCGGTTGTAGCTGGTGTTTTTGTACCGTCAGAAATATCTGTTGCAGTTAACGTTGGATATTGAGTTGATTTTAATGTTACACTTAGTGTCACCGTCCCCAACGATAAAGCTGTGTTTGCCGGTAAAATAGCATAGGCATCTGTAGATGTTATCCCAACAACATGCGAAACCGAAGTTATAACATTCCAGTGATCGTCAACAGCATTCACCACCAGGTTAAATGATTCACCTGCATTTCTCGCTGTAGTAAATCCTGTCCAGCCTTGTGCTGATCCTGGAGCTGCCGTTTGGTTTGGCAACAGAATCTGGAGCTTAGAAAATGCCCCCGGATTCACTGTAATTGTAGGACTTGTATTGGCTGTCTTTACGCCATCAGTTAAATCTGAGGCGGTAATTTTTTTACTACCAGAAGTTTTCAGTGTAACGGAAAAAGCCTTGGTACCTGCAATTAGATTTGCATTTGCTGGTAATACTGCATTTGCATCATCAGAAGTGATACCTATCAAATCTGTTATTGTTGTGACTGTGTTCCAATAAGTATCGACAGCATTCGCTGTGATAGAGAACGATGAACCAGCTGTGGTTGCATTCGGAGTGCCTGTTTTTCCAATTCCTGTCGGAGTTCCCGGATCTGCAGCCTCACCAGGCACCAACAATTGCATTTTTGCAAACGCGGCCGGATTAACAGTTAGTGCCGAACTTGCAGGGCCAGTGATCGTTCCATCGCTGGCAGTAATGGCAACTGATTCTGCTTTGTAAAGTGTTGTCGAAAGAGTGGTTGTCGATTGACCACTCGTGAAGGAAACAGATGTTGTATAAGTTTGGTTAGTGCCGCCGGGGCCTGTATAACTGATTGTTTTAGCACCGGAATATGAAGCAATAATATTCACGAACTGATCAGTTGCAGTCAGTTTTGCAAGGTCAAACGCCGCACCTGCAGTCGGTGCCGTTATAGTACCGGAATTTCCGCTTGCCGCCTTCGTTGAAGCATCGGTGAAGGTTTGTCCCGGTAATGTCACGACAAGCTGACTGAGATTGCCGACAACTTGAGAGAGGGAACCAAAGTTTGTAGTACCATTTGTAATACCAGTAACGGTTGCTGTTCCTGGGTTTGCTGAAGTTCTTAAGATATTACCTGAACCAGGGAGATTCCCACCATCAATAGGTTGAACTTGAACGCCGATGATTGTTAAAATATCTGTTTTATTCGTGCCCCCAATACTTAAGGTTAATGTAATCGTTGATGCAGTTACTGATGTATTGGTGACAGCGACATTCTGGTTGCCACCTGTACCACCGGTGACTGTAGTTGAAACAGAACCTGGTGTGTTAAATTGCCATCCTGCTGGTGCAGTAAGAATAAATGTTACACCTGTACCGGTAGCAAAATCGCCGTTTGCACCTTCGGTTATGACAATGTTCCCAAGTGCCGTCCAGGCAGGAGATGTAGCATTTGCTGCTTTATCTGCAGAAATATTTGTTCCACCTGTGGCGGCAGTAACAGTCACTGCTGCTAGAGCAGATTGATCCCACGACAGTACAAGTACTGCAAAGAGCGAAATGAGCAATATGTGAATTGCTTTTTTCACTTTGTTAGAATCTGAATATGCTCTTTTGTTTCATTATTGATTCCATTGTTGAATACATCATGCCGCGTAAGCACTGGCTACCATTGGCTGCATATGCGAATGCTGCTCGCTGGAAAGAATGGAGAGAAGCGCACTCTTCATCGAGGTTTTCGCAATAAATCCATCGGCAAAATCCTGTGTGTTCCTGCGATAGAACTCGCTCGGATCCATCGAGAGAATAAATACTTTCGTGCCGGGCCATCGATTTTTGATCGCCTTCGTTGCTTCAATGCCATTCTGCTTCGGCATGTGAATATCCATCAGAACGAGATCGGGGTGAAACCGTTCTGCCTGTTCGACTGCTTCCTGCCCATCGATGGCTTCTCCGACTACTTCTATATCTTTTTGCGCTCTCAAAAACGCAATTAAGATCCGACGGAAACTGTCGTGATCATCGGCTAAAAGAACTTTGAGTTTGTACATGGTATTACTCCTTATTGTTGGTTTTTATTATTTGATAATTTGTAATTCATAGTCACTAGGAATACTTTGCTGCTCCCTCTGAACACTGAATGTCGCTTCGAGCGATGGCTTCATTGAACCTTTGAGTATAAATCCATCCGCGCGCGCTTCAAGTGCCTGCTTGCGATACATCGGATCGTCATGATTCGTGGCAATAAGCACTTTCGTTTCCGGCCATCGCTGTTTGATAATCCGCGTAGCCTCAATTCCATTCATCAAAGGCATCGAGATATCCATCAGCACAACATCGGGAAAAAGTTTCTCTACTTTCTTGATTGCGTCATCGCCGTCTATCGCTTCTCCAACAACTGAGACATTCGGCAATCGATCAAGAAAATCATGGACGACTTTCCGAAAATCTCGGTGGTCATCAGCGATAAGAACTTTGATTCTGTTCATACTCTTTTTCCCTTCTGAAAAATGAGAATACTCCTTTAATTACTGGGGATAATATAGCATTGGGGTAGTTGTGACGAATCAATTGATCACCGTATTTTGAAGAATACAGGGATTACCGTAGGCGTCTACGGTAAATACCGTAATTATACGCTTGAGGTTACTAAATGACGCCGATATTAGCCAAAAATGACAGAGTAATACCAAATGTATTTAAGAAACGATTCGGGGTGTCAAGGGAAACTTATGTGAACGATATGGGTGATTGGTTACTTTGGGGTGGAGATATTCCCGGTTGGCTACCGCAAAAGTATAAGAAGCAGTATAAACATCTCGATAAACAAAAACGATTGAACAATAGATTCTATTCGTACAATGACGCCACTCTCGGAGATTCTTTTTTCTATAGTCTCATGCAAGATTTTCTCGGTCATAGTATCTATGATTTCATAATCGTCAAAAATCTGTTCATAAAGCTCTTTGGTTTTCAAAAAGCTCCACACGATGAGCCAACAAGAGAACACAGAAAAGAGAACCAAAAGAAGGATAAGAAGATGATTCCCTGTGGCAGAAAGTAAATAAATAGCAGAGAATACGCTAAGAAGTATTCCATTAATTGTCAGGAGCGCACCCCAGTACATATATCTTGATTCACGTATAATTTGAGAATATTGAGTGCGGGATTTTTCGGACATTTGAGATTACTCTTATGAATAAAGAAAATAAAAATATTCTTTACTGTTTCGGTAATTTAATCTCTTGCGGATTTACCCGAACAATACGCTGTATGAACTCATGGAAAGGTATGGCTTTTCCTTTCATGTTTCCATCGAAGATCATTTCAATCTTTGTTTTGCGTCCGCGTTTAGTGGCATGTTTATTCGTTGGTTTGGGTTTGTTCATGTGTCTGACCTTATGGGGAGTTCTGTGAGATGACCTTTTATATATGCCTGAAGAATTACCTGAAAATTTGTATGGATAGCATCAAGAGTAACTACGTCCACCTCAAAATGCTCTTTGCACAATCGGCACTTAAATTCAATAATACTATAGCGCATACCCATTGCTCTTTTTTCTTTGGCGAGCATTTGCACATGATGTTTGGAACAGTAACAACCATCGTAAATTTTTCCGCTATTGGCATGATACATAAAGGTAATATTATCGAAAGTATGGAATTTTTCAGGTTGAATGGGTTCTTTTTGTACAGGTTTAAAGATCGACGTTTCTTCTTCTTTAATCGGATTAATAGATTCAACTTCGTTTGGTTTGCTGAGAGATTTTTTTGTTCGTATGCCTAAAAGGAACATGAATGAACTCACAAGTATTATATAAAACACTACAAATAATATCTCTATTGTACCCCATCGCATTATTGGTTTGGTCAGGATATTTATTAAATGATTTCTTATCCAAGAAAAAAGAAATACGAGAGTGCCTATCCCAATCGAAGAACATACACTCCAGAGAATATATCCATAGGCACTTTCTTCAACTGATTTATACAGCCGTTGTTTTCGTATTTTTAACCAGTTGTTCAATTGCTTATTTGATCGTATTTATTTTGAATTATTCTATTTATTAATCAAGGCTCTATATGTCAATCTTCCTTCACATGCGCCTAACAATAAACCAAATCTTACAGAGTCATTTTGTTTGCGAGAATTGTAGCGATATTCAAACTCTTCGCAGTATCTATGTAAATGTTTTTTAGAGGTATGATGATATATACCAACAATACCGCGTTTAAGCAAGCTCCAAAATCCTTCAATGGTGTTTGTGTGAATGATACCATCAACGTATTTGTGTGCGCTATGGTTAATAACTTTATGATCTTTGAACTCTTTATCCAGTCCTTTGTATGCAGTGTAGTTGTCTGTCATAAGGGTAGAATCGGGAGTTACACCTTTTCTGATAATTGGCTTTATGGTTTCTGCTTTAACGTTTGGAATAGTTTCTATTCGAGCATTTCCACCGCGTTCCACCATACCAAAGACCGGGGATTTTTCTGGATTGAATCCTTTGCCATAACCGTGTCTTGTACCGCCAATAAAGGTTTCATCAACTTCAACGATACCACCAAGAGGTTTTTCAAAAGAACCCGTTGTCATGGTAAGCCTTATTCTATGCAACATGTGCCAAGCAGTAGCTTGACGAACACTAATATCTTTAGCAAGCTGGCAGGAAGAAATACCTTTCTTGTGTGCAGACACAACGAACATCGCATGAAACCACTTCTGCAAAGGAAGTGCGGAATCCTCGAAAATAGTGCCAACTTTAACAGAAAACGGCTTTTTGCAAGCAGAGCATTTAAAGAGTTTTCCACCTTGAATCTTATACATCTTCTCAGTGCTTCCGCAATGGACGCATACGGGCTTATCTCCCCATCTGGATTGAATAAGAAACTCTCTACAAGATTCTTCAGTAGGGAATCGTTTAATGAGTTGAAGCAGGTTATTGATCTTGGGTTCTTCGATTGTCTTTTTCATGGTCGTTTCCTTGAGTTTTTAACTACACAAATATACAACAATTCTCTGGTAATGTCAAGCGTATAATTACGGTAAATACCGTAGATGTATGCCTGATGTTACTAAGAATTCGGCGAAAATGGACTGTTTTCAGCGAAACGCAATTTTTAAAATAGGTCGCGCAATCAGGTAAAGTGACGTAAAAGTGACAGAAAAGATGAAAAAAGACTTTGATACCGTAGATAGAGGAAATTTGAGGTAAGATCGAAAAAAGAGTTACTTAAAGCTTAAATAGTGTTGTGCTAATTGGGTAAAGTGGATGTAAGCGCGGCAGACTTTAGTAAAATATTTTTGCTTGTATTATAGAGAGATGAAAAAGTTTTTGCTGATATTAATAGAGAAGACTTGTTGCAATCAGGTAAAGTGTGCAAAAGTTGTGAAGATTGTGGAAAAATATCTTGATACCATAGATAGGGAACACTTGGCGTAAGTCCTAAAGAAAGAGTTACTTACAGCATAAAAAGTACTGTGTTAATTGAGTAAAGTGAGTGTAAATGTTGAAGGATTTAGAAAAAAGTTTTTGCTTGTTAATAGAGAGATGAAAAAGTTTTTGGGATTTATATAGAGAGATCTCTGAAATATTAATTGAATAACGGTAGTCGCGAACTCCCGCCTGCCAAAGTCTCGCTTGTGGGACGGCGGGAAGGTTAGTTCGCAATTGTGTTCAGAAAACGCAATC contains the following coding sequences:
- a CDS encoding response regulator transcription factor; amino-acid sequence: MYKLKVLLADDHDSFRRILIAFLRAQKDIEVVGEAIDGQEAVEQAERFHPDLVLMDIHMPKQNGIEATKAIKNRWPGTKVFILSMDPSEFYRRNTQDFADGFIAKTSMKSALLSILSSEQHSHMQPMVASAYAA
- a CDS encoding response regulator transcription factor, whose product is MNRIKVLIADDHRDFRKVVHDFLDRLPNVSVVGEAIDGDDAIKKVEKLFPDVVLMDISMPLMNGIEATRIIKQRWPETKVLIATNHDDPMYRKQALEARADGFILKGSMKPSLEATFSVQREQQSIPSDYELQIIK
- a CDS encoding IS1595 family transposase — translated: MKKTIEEPKINNLLQLIKRFPTEESCREFLIQSRWGDKPVCVHCGSTEKMYKIQGGKLFKCSACKKPFSVKVGTIFEDSALPLQKWFHAMFVVSAHKKGISSCQLAKDISVRQATAWHMLHRIRLTMTTGSFEKPLGGIVEVDETFIGGTRHGYGKGFNPEKSPVFGMVERGGNARIETIPNVKAETIKPIIRKGVTPDSTLMTDNYTAYKGLDKEFKDHKVINHSAHKYVDGIIHTNTIEGFWSLLKRGIVGIYHHTSKKHLHRYCEEFEYRYNSRKQNDSVRFGLLLGACEGRLTYRALINK